A genomic segment from Bacillus cereus G9842 encodes:
- a CDS encoding competence protein ComK, translating to MESKVERYVENYVVTKNTMALLPVILSEKKIVTRVVEMNDSFFVFQKPLDIIERSCRKHGSSFLGRKEGTKELTHITHKAPIAISPTDQLYFFPTYSYSRKECAWLSHFYIEGNKELKDGNLIIRFINGFAVKLEISKTSFENQQNRTAKLRTEYEDRRKKQGSPCFKEIDKKEESTLRPAYERVYFVKEGEV from the coding sequence TTATGTTGTAACGAAAAATACGATGGCCTTACTTCCTGTTATTCTAAGTGAAAAGAAAATTGTTACGCGAGTCGTTGAAATGAATGATTCTTTTTTCGTATTTCAAAAACCACTAGATATTATAGAAAGAAGTTGCCGAAAGCATGGTTCTAGTTTCTTAGGCAGAAAAGAAGGAACGAAAGAATTAACTCATATTACACATAAAGCACCGATTGCGATTAGTCCTACAGATCAACTTTATTTTTTCCCTACCTATTCTTACTCTAGAAAAGAGTGCGCTTGGTTGTCTCATTTTTATATTGAAGGTAATAAAGAATTAAAAGATGGAAATCTTATTATTAGGTTTATAAATGGCTTTGCTGTGAAATTAGAAATATCAAAAACTAGTTTTGAAAATCAACAAAATCGTACAGCGAAATTGCGTACTGAATATGAAGATCGTAGGAAAAAACAAGGGAGCCCTTGTTTTAAAGAGATTGATAAAAAAGAGGAATCAACATTAAGACCTGCTTATGAGAGAGTGTATTTTGTGAAGGAAGGCGAAGTGTGA